In the Zingiber officinale cultivar Zhangliang chromosome 5A, Zo_v1.1, whole genome shotgun sequence genome, TGCTGCATCATTTAACAATAATGAAGAGAAATATCGTagcatttttgaattcattgacaAAAGATGGAACATTCAACTGCATCGACCTTTGCACGCAGCCGGATATTTCTTGAATCCAGAGTGTTTTTACTCAAACCCTGATATAGAAAATGATACAGAAGTGATGGAGGGCTTGTACAAGTGCATATCTAGATTGGTGAGAGGTGAGGATTTACAAGATAAGATCACGAATCAATTGgaaaaatacaagaaagcagaaggACTTTTTGGTTTGCCAATGACTATCCGACAAAGAACTTTAAAATCGCCaggtaaatttataaataatatatcgTGCAATAATCAATATCAATATTGGATGGTAATAAAGTTAATCTTATAATTTATATGTTTTTGTTTTTCAAGCTGATTGGTGGTCTTCTTATGGTGCATCAACGCCTGAATTAAAAACATTTGCAATGAAGATTTTAAACCTCACGTGCTCTTCTTCAGGCTGTGAACGTAATTGGAGTGTTTTTGAACATgtaagttgaatttttttttaatacatattaaaatttatatcatGAACTTAaccttttactttttaatttttttgtagatacattctaagaaaagaaataggttgtcTCAACAACGATTGAATGATTTGGTATATATCAAGTACAATAGAGCTTTGAGGAGAAGATATGACATGCGAGATAAGATTGATCCTATTACTTTGTCAGAGATAgatgatagtaatgaatggttgTTGGGAAAATTGGATGACAGTGATAAAGACGATGATAATGATTTTGtctttgaaggtgaagatttgcgTTGGAGTGATGTAGCACAAGCATCTGGGGTTGGTGAAAGTGCATATGGCTTTCGATCTCGAAATACGTCTTCTTTAAAAGGGACATCATCATCTGCATTAGCAAAAAGAAGGCAGTCTTCAGCTCAAACTAGTCTTGTAAATGAAGAAGAACTTAATCTTGATAATGAAACTGAAGAAAAAGATACTGATAGATACAAATCAAGCGATGAAGCTGATGACATAGATTTGgacaatgaagatgaagaagatgattattttgatatttaatatttcatgtatcatattttcaaagacttTTAATTTTCAGTAATCTACAACTTCatcaaagaatattttttttatgattatttggattttcaaagacattttgaaagtttttttaataGATATAATAGCCCTTTTGTTTATTATGTTCTTTTCCGTAAAGCCCCCGCTTCGCCTTGCGCTTTGCACTTTAAGCCCCAAGACCTTGAGCGCTTTTTTGCGCTTTGCGCTTTTGACAACTATGGTAAGAGGCTGCTCTGCGTTTACGAAGGAGATATTTTTAGTGGCGTTTTttcaactgtcttggattaacaaccatctaggttgtaaccaagtaaatccttagccTTCTTACTCTTTTGGTTTATGTTATTGTTTTTATGTTAATTACTTGGTTGAATTAATATTGTATCCTTGCTAAGTTGAAAAGCAAGAGATTTGTCTAACtcatttttcagggctattcacccctacAAAAAAAAGTGGACCAGGGATGGACCATTTGCAATTGTGGTCAGATCGTGACCACGATCCGGCCGCAATTGGTTGCGATCCCTCCCTGGGTTCCACCCGCGTTATagttattggtgcaatatctcctgggacaggttgaccaggttgactaagcttgagttggctcaagcttgagtcttgatgtttggattttgatgtttgacaatatgtagagattgcagatgcaatcgtccgtttggggagattgttggtgcaattttcctctagtcaaggttgaccagtttgatgtgaagaagagtcaaggttgaccggatacttgactgggaaagtcctaattggaggttaggcaaaggcaagtcttggtgagtgaagccaggcagttggaaagttccggtgagtgaaactgggcagtgggaaaatcctggtgagtgaagccaggtgaaaatcctagtgagtgaagctaggtgaaagtcttcgtgagtgaagctaaacagttaaaagttctggtgagtgaagccaggtaattgaaaatcctagtaagtgaagctaggtgaaagtcctggtgactgaagtcaacagatggaagtcctagtgagtgaagctaggcaaatagaaagacctggtgagtgaagtcaggtgcgTGGAAATTCAGGGTGGGTCATGGaagaccggacacctggtgttaggAAATCCAagtaggagtgaccggatacttggcacaaggaaatccagatgggtcaagggtgatcggacatctagtggaaggaagtctaagtgagtcatggaggactggacacttggcacgagacgaaaAGTTCAAGTGaccaaaggttgaccggacacttggcacgaagagaaaagtccaaatgggtcaaaggattgaccggacacttggcgaagaaGTCCCACAAGGTCAAtgttgactggatgctaggcatgaggagttccaacatgtcatggttgatcggatgttggatttggaaacccttgagcttgagttaagcaagtcagatgtggtcaatcgatcagccgatcgattgggagagtgttgcgataaacagcagcccaatcgatcgaccgatcgattgagagcctgGATTGCGAGCAcagaagcctccccaatcgatcagccgatcgattgggcaccgtcaatcgatcgagcaatcgattggggttggatTTCTCGCACGGACGCGAGAAAgatgaatcgattggtcaatcgatttaaGCTTCTCCAGCGAGAGCACTGATgcgctttgaatcgatcgaccaatcaattcaagcctccccaatcgattaagaTATGACCATTGCGCAGTTAGTGAGCGATAGATGGCTGCGATTGCATGGATGTGACGTggaaatcgattgggagtaagcctaatcgattgggagccctagaaatGTCAAGTATAAAGCCGTGGCGAACTTTCTTCTCCGATAGAATTCTACTCGAGCCTTCCTTCAGCGCGCACAATTCTTCTCCCCTACTCACCACCGGACTGAAAGCTTGGAAGAGAAatgttgttgcactttccaaagggtccagaggcgccttcatcaacaagagatcaagcaagaacaGGTTTTTTCACTTGGattcttgtatttcttcttgcgtgtgttgtatcttgttgtgtgagtgttgtacgaggtttctccatctccggtagttaccgaggagtattttcttagtggagtgtgtgtcgtgtgtggatccttggattagtcaccttttcttgaggtggatactaagtaaatcctttgtgttagcgttgtgagtgttgCTTCGAGTTctatccgctgcatatcatcatcacggaGCAAACCAACaaagcgcgatgagctattcaacccccccccccttttttttgctacaaatcgaccctaacaatagTTTGGGTTGAAGCGGGTGGCCGGAGACCGCTAGCGATGGGCAAGTGGCCAAGCAGCCTGGCATCGAGCGAGAGGCGGCTTCCTGCCACTCGCCTCGACCCAAACTCTAACCGGGGGGGACGGTGAACCCAGAGAGGGATCGCAACCAATTGCGGTCGGATCGCGGCTACGATCCGTCTGCAATTGCAAGTAGTCAATCCTCTAATCCACTTTTTTGTGGACCAGGACACCTAGGCTCCTAGCCGGCTGCCAACGGTCCAACAACCTTATCATGGATGATGAAATGTTGGCTTCCTATCTGCCGCCCAAGGGAATACATTTTGAGTCATTCTAGTAGGGGAGTTAAGCCCCATGTCCCTATGTGTTTTTCTTTTTCGATTATGGTCTTTCCTTATCCAATTCTTGACCATATTTCCATGAAGGATGACAAACTGTTATGGTAATATTACAACAGCAATCAACTAGGCCCATCCAAGAGGAAATTAAGATTATGTATAGAAGAATAGGGTGTCGCAGAAATTTGATATGAAGTCAGTTGAATTAGCCAAATTCCTTTTCGAGCTTTTATAGTAGCTCTAAATAAATAATTAGAGTGGAACTTTAGTAGTTCTTTGATTCAAGAGTTTGGCCTCTTTCCCTACCCACAAGGGTGAATTGGAATTGGTTATGCTCTGTTTCCTTCAAAGTGTGGATCCATAAGGGAAAGGAATCCCTACGGTAAACACATCTTTCAAACGAAGGAAGAGAAcagaaaagagaaagaagaggagaggaatgaaTCGCATGAAAAGCCTGCGAAAGGAAGAGGGAAAGGAAGAGAAAACgatgaaaaggaagaaaaaatagcgaaggaaaaaaaaacaatgaagGGAGGCACTAGAGAGAATCGACTGGATGCTCTCGTTCTCAGCCG is a window encoding:
- the LOC121981398 gene encoding uncharacterized protein LOC121981398 isoform X1; the encoded protein is MYDAGIPFNAVKYDSFEPCIEAIGQFGSGMKPPSYHEVRVKYLMKELANTNSLLKSHEEDHAKFGCTIMADGWTDKKGRTLINFLVNGPKGSVFVESVDASGYSHTADKMFELLSKFVYRIGEKNVVQIVTDNASCNVSAGRLLENRFPHLYWTPCAAHCLDLLLEDIFKIPHLRKLHERALMVNGYIYNRSQVLSMMREFTGQRDIVRTAKTRFAIAFLTLKQFHVQQANLRKMFTSEKWANSRFSKEVAGKRVAEVILMPSFWKNMVFALKVGGPLVKVLRLVDGEKRSPMDYIYEAMGRAKEAIAASFNNNEEKYRSIFEFIDKRWNIQLHRPLHAAGYFLNPECFYSNPDIENDTEVMEGLYKCISRLVRGEDLQDKITNQLEKYKKAEGLFGLPMTIRQRTLKSPADWWSSYGASTPELKTFAMKILNLTCSSSGCERNWSVFEHIHSKKRNRLSQQRLNDLVYIKYNRALRRRYDMRDKIDPITLSEIDDSNEWLLGKLDDSDKDDDNDFVFEGEDLRWSDVAQASGVGESAYGFRSRNTSSLKGTSSSALAKRRQSSAQTSLVNEEELNLDNETEEKDTDRYKSSDEADDIDLDNEDEEDDYFDI